A single genomic interval of Salinarchaeum sp. IM2453 harbors:
- a CDS encoding DUF5811 family protein, which translates to MNGNTPYGGTPTVTPAGKRASADISDPAPDQIRRLQENMSEIAAETRKLLPNGYLVNTNVGRGATGVKAQIAVRPPAGRPVSAGFSPSEDELQSSEIIDTDDQTEVARGLAASAILQVKQAVSSDITSVAR; encoded by the coding sequence ATGAACGGAAACACACCATATGGGGGCACTCCAACGGTAACACCAGCCGGAAAGCGAGCTTCAGCTGATATTTCTGATCCAGCCCCCGATCAAATACGTCGGTTACAAGAAAATATGTCTGAAATCGCTGCGGAAACAAGAAAACTCCTCCCAAATGGATATCTGGTTAATACTAACGTCGGTCGCGGTGCAACTGGAGTTAAAGCACAAATTGCTGTTCGTCCTCCTGCCGGCCGTCCTGTCAGTGCCGGATTTTCCCCGTCTGAAGATGAGCTTCAATCAAGTGAGATAATTGATACAGATGATCAAACAGAAGTCGCACGTGGGCTTGCTGCCTCTGCTATTCTCCAAGTTAAGCAGGCAGTCTCTTCTGATATTACCTCTGTTGCGAGATAA
- a CDS encoding NOB1 family endonuclease, with protein MYVLDSSAFINEFHTEERTATIPLVREELEDESAYRFDAMEGSGMYIHIPDDGAIERVRRVASDTGDADELSKTDIRLIAAAFELDGTLVTDDYAMQNVAEQLEVDVKVIAQEGIQEQRDWKFQCQGCGREFDENHDRCPICGTDLARKNPSNV; from the coding sequence ATGTACGTCCTTGATTCCTCTGCTTTCATAAATGAATTCCACACCGAAGAGCGAACTGCAACCATCCCGCTCGTTCGTGAAGAGCTTGAAGACGAAAGCGCATACCGGTTTGACGCCATGGAAGGCTCCGGAATGTATATTCACATTCCAGATGACGGTGCAATTGAACGAGTTCGCCGTGTCGCTTCAGATACTGGTGATGCTGATGAACTCTCAAAAACAGACATCCGTTTGATTGCGGCTGCGTTTGAACTTGATGGAACGCTTGTCACCGACGATTATGCTATGCAGAACGTTGCTGAACAACTTGAGGTCGATGTCAAAGTTATTGCTCAAGAAGGAATTCAAGAACAGCGAGACTGGAAATTCCAATGTCAAGGCTGTGGACGTGAGTTCGATGAAAATCATGACCGTTGTCCAATCTGTGGAACTGATTTAGCCCGCAAAAATCCTTCAAACGTATAG
- a CDS encoding succinate dehydrogenase/fumarate reductase iron-sulfur subunit, protein MSKATSTDEQTSAEQLTQADETVVVKIYRHNPEEEGDEPELVDYEVPFEQGMTVLDALIYVRDNIDSTLAFRHSCRQAVCGSDALFINGKQRLGCKTQIADLEKPVRIEPLPHQGVRKDLVVDMQDFYNRMDEVSPEGQEVDVIEEDWEDGVSERLQSAENREKIKLSTRCIWCGACVSSCNIAAGDKRYLGPAPINKTYRFVMDEREDDELNDKRMEIVEDSHGVWRCQTQFSCTEVCPKDIPLTEHIQALKRKAVKRKLKFW, encoded by the coding sequence ATGAGCAAAGCAACATCAACAGACGAGCAGACAAGCGCAGAACAACTTACACAAGCAGATGAGACTGTTGTCGTGAAGATTTATCGGCACAATCCAGAAGAAGAAGGTGATGAGCCTGAATTAGTTGATTATGAGGTGCCGTTCGAACAAGGGATGACAGTGCTTGACGCGCTGATCTACGTTCGAGATAATATTGATTCGACACTGGCATTCAGACATTCCTGTCGACAAGCGGTGTGTGGTTCAGACGCATTATTCATCAACGGAAAACAGCGTCTGGGATGTAAAACACAGATTGCTGATCTTGAAAAACCGGTGCGAATAGAACCATTACCACACCAAGGAGTACGGAAAGACCTCGTTGTTGACATGCAAGACTTCTACAACCGGATGGATGAAGTCTCACCAGAAGGACAAGAAGTCGACGTTATCGAAGAGGACTGGGAAGATGGTGTAAGCGAGCGGTTGCAGAGTGCCGAGAACCGTGAGAAAATCAAGTTGTCAACCCGATGTATCTGGTGCGGTGCCTGTGTTTCGTCATGTAATATCGCAGCAGGTGATAAGCGGTATCTTGGTCCAGCGCCGATCAACAAAACATATCGCTTTGTGATGGATGAGCGGGAAGATGACGAATTGAACGATAAACGGATGGAAATCGTTGAAGATTCGCATGGAGTCTGGCGTTGTCAAACGCAGTTCTCCTGTACAGAAGTCTGTCCAAAGGATATTCCACTCACAGAGCACATACAGGCACTTAAACGGAAGGCAGTCAAGCGTAAATTGAAGTTCTGGTAA
- a CDS encoding succinate dehydrogenase, with protein MMSQQQGQPSTFNANTVNWVLQRVTAVVLIVLLAGHWITLHYPTGSILGLEFPDRAAEITLAGTEARMEEWWYFGAMWLFLVTASFHGINGVYQALIGFGVEGAKRTIGKWVLIGSGVLIIVQGTRVALHMAGIL; from the coding sequence ATGATGTCGCAACAACAAGGACAACCATCGACGTTTAACGCAAACACAGTTAATTGGGTACTACAACGCGTAACAGCGGTTGTATTGATTGTGTTGCTCGCCGGACACTGGATTACGCTTCACTATCCAACTGGGAGCATTCTTGGATTAGAATTCCCAGACCGTGCGGCCGAAATTACACTAGCTGGGACAGAAGCAAGGATGGAAGAGTGGTGGTATTTCGGAGCTATGTGGCTGTTTTTAGTGACAGCTTCGTTCCACGGTATAAACGGTGTGTACCAAGCGTTGATTGGGTTTGGTGTTGAGGGAGCAAAACGAACAATTGGCAAGTGGGTGCTGATCGGATCTGGCGTTCTTATCATTGTGCAGGGTACGCGGGTCGCACTCCACATGGCTGGAATACTCTGA
- the pyrI gene encoding aspartate carbamoyltransferase regulatory subunit: MSDHKLRVSKIQDGTVIDHVPGGAALHVLAILGIDGSGGETVSIGMNVDSDILGEKDVVKVEDRELSQAEVDVLSLIAPQATINIIRDYEVIEKHRLDRPETVSGVLECPNPDCITADNEPVESTFDVLGEGVRCRYCETIITDDLIKHISR; encoded by the coding sequence ATGAGTGATCATAAACTTCGTGTAAGTAAAATCCAAGACGGAACCGTCATTGACCATGTACCCGGTGGCGCTGCACTGCACGTACTGGCGATTCTTGGTATTGATGGTAGTGGTGGTGAAACTGTCTCAATCGGTATGAACGTTGACAGTGATATACTTGGGGAAAAAGACGTTGTCAAGGTCGAAGATCGAGAGCTTAGCCAAGCAGAAGTTGATGTTCTATCATTGATTGCTCCTCAAGCAACGATCAACATTATTCGCGATTACGAGGTTATTGAGAAGCATCGCCTTGATCGCCCAGAAACTGTTTCTGGTGTCCTTGAGTGCCCTAATCCTGACTGTATCACTGCGGATAACGAACCAGTTGAATCCACATTTGATGTACTTGGAGAAGGCGTTCGATGCAGATATTGTGAGACGATTATTACGGATGACCTCATTAAACATATTTCACGGTGA
- a CDS encoding DUF5812 family protein, whose protein sequence is MTTTDGTFLVTHGDDDSPVWREVTTGQVYTISDSPTVSTYEILRATLTADPPLEVTWSVQSVGQRWTVSIETTDETPPEAAQSIAADLEMGALERHTPDTDDEVHILAVPTDQHEAAIADIREDEETYARAARLGATRVKISTGDDYLCVQYCSD, encoded by the coding sequence ATGACCACTACTGATGGAACTTTTCTCGTAACTCACGGTGATGATGACTCTCCTGTCTGGCGTGAGGTAACCACAGGACAGGTCTACACAATCTCAGATAGTCCAACAGTCTCCACATACGAAATCTTGCGTGCAACCCTTACTGCTGATCCTCCGCTTGAGGTCACATGGAGCGTACAGTCGGTAGGTCAGCGGTGGACTGTCTCTATAGAGACAACCGACGAAACTCCACCCGAGGCTGCACAGTCGATTGCCGCTGACCTAGAAATGGGCGCTTTGGAACGACATACGCCTGATACCGACGATGAAGTTCACATCCTTGCTGTGCCGACTGACCAGCATGAAGCAGCTATTGCTGACATCCGCGAGGATGAGGAAACATACGCGCGTGCCGCCCGCCTTGGTGCCACTCGCGTTAAAATTTCCACTGGTGACGACTATCTTTGTGTCCAATATTGCTCGGATTAA
- a CDS encoding glucose-6-phosphate isomerase translates to MDIDIGCALAETASPGISRESLDELDQRVTSIHETIQDQRAKGEHGYAALNLPSTVNLEEISSATDQFDDAKAVVVAGIGGSALGAATLAEALDTEIPLYTLDNVDPATTNDLLDSLPLEDTALVGVSRSGTTAETLANFLVVRDAIDESGGDWTEQTLVITGDSGPLAEMAEDHELPKLSVPEGVPGRYSVLSAVGLAPAAIAGVDIERVVEGGASAEKTLTDSLYECPAYAYGAVAYALDIRGATVNAVMPYSEQLECFAEWFAQLWAESLGKDGLGQVPARSLGVTDQHSQLQLYRAGPREVLVTFIDIESRPTCEIPPSEHDRLSYLEDTTLNELMTAEQAATKGSLAAAGRPTVELSMAELSPESLGSLLYTMEAACILAGELYEIDAFTQPAVEWGKRATRALLRGETTKETMTISDQPELRISSPEQTSE, encoded by the coding sequence ATGGACATTGATATTGGATGTGCACTCGCTGAAACTGCATCTCCGGGGATATCACGAGAGTCATTAGATGAGCTTGATCAGCGAGTCACCAGCATCCATGAGACAATACAAGACCAGCGCGCAAAAGGAGAGCATGGATATGCAGCGCTAAACCTCCCATCAACGGTTAATCTTGAGGAGATTTCCAGTGCCACGGACCAGTTTGACGACGCAAAGGCAGTCGTTGTTGCAGGGATTGGAGGAAGTGCACTCGGTGCTGCAACGCTAGCTGAAGCTCTCGATACAGAGATACCACTATATACGCTCGACAATGTTGATCCGGCTACCACGAATGACCTATTAGATTCATTGCCACTTGAGGATACAGCACTGGTCGGAGTGTCCAGATCCGGGACAACAGCTGAAACCCTTGCTAATTTCCTTGTGGTCAGAGACGCGATTGATGAATCAGGGGGCGATTGGACAGAACAGACACTGGTTATTACGGGAGACTCTGGACCACTTGCCGAAATGGCTGAGGACCATGAGTTACCAAAGCTATCTGTGCCAGAAGGAGTTCCAGGGCGGTACTCGGTTCTCTCTGCAGTCGGTCTTGCTCCGGCGGCTATTGCTGGCGTTGACATCGAACGGGTTGTTGAGGGGGGAGCAAGCGCAGAGAAGACACTGACTGATTCCCTTTATGAGTGTCCCGCATATGCGTATGGGGCAGTAGCGTATGCGCTTGATATCCGGGGAGCGACGGTAAATGCAGTAATGCCATATTCAGAGCAGCTTGAGTGCTTTGCAGAGTGGTTTGCACAACTATGGGCAGAAAGTCTTGGAAAAGATGGACTCGGGCAGGTACCAGCCCGATCGCTTGGCGTTACAGATCAGCATTCACAGCTACAATTATATCGTGCTGGTCCTCGCGAGGTTCTTGTAACGTTCATTGATATTGAGTCTCGTCCAACCTGTGAGATCCCTCCATCAGAACATGACAGGCTGTCGTATTTAGAGGATACAACACTGAATGAGTTAATGACGGCGGAGCAAGCAGCTACAAAAGGTAGTCTTGCTGCCGCAGGTCGACCAACAGTCGAACTCTCAATGGCGGAACTCTCACCAGAGTCACTTGGTAGTTTGTTATATACGATGGAAGCAGCCTGTATACTTGCCGGAGAGCTCTACGAGATAGATGCATTCACGCAGCCGGCAGTTGAATGGGGTAAGCGAGCTACGCGGGCACTGCTTCGAGGCGAGACGACAAAGGAGACGATGACAATAAGTGATCAGCCAGAGTTGCGCATTTCATCACCAGAGCAGACCTCAGAATAG
- a CDS encoding pyruvoyl-dependent arginine decarboxylase: MGQIRIVWGTGTGPTELAAYDAALRDANVHNYNLIPLSSVIPPEVPIKEVGSAPDLGTHGSGLYVVEASETATTGTVAATLAWARSTSGYGIFYEAAGNSSAEQITSHALTGINHGIAQRDNEFASPVTQSKQLDVEQTGDTAGAVVVLAVYGEGIDLIQNNS, translated from the coding sequence ATGGGTCAAATTCGGATTGTTTGGGGGACCGGCACTGGTCCTACCGAACTAGCTGCCTATGATGCTGCGTTACGAGATGCGAATGTCCATAATTACAATCTCATACCGCTTTCTTCTGTTATCCCTCCTGAAGTGCCCATCAAAGAAGTTGGATCTGCTCCAGATCTCGGCACCCATGGAAGTGGTCTCTACGTTGTCGAAGCCTCTGAAACTGCAACGACCGGAACTGTAGCGGCAACATTAGCGTGGGCCCGTTCAACTAGTGGATACGGTATCTTCTACGAAGCTGCCGGCAACTCATCAGCCGAGCAGATTACCTCGCATGCTCTTACTGGTATTAATCACGGCATTGCGCAGCGTGATAATGAATTCGCAAGTCCTGTCACTCAGAGCAAGCAGCTTGACGTTGAACAAACCGGAGATACTGCCGGTGCTGTGGTTGTTCTTGCTGTCTATGGTGAGGGGATAGATCTTATTCAAAATAACAGCTAA
- a CDS encoding radical SAM protein — translation MSTNQPSYQQLPLSEFHSRIRRLENQYQSCTLCGHACNVDRQADESGRCGADITVNVASYAPHHGEERPIRGIHGSGTIFISHCNLSCVFCQNPAISRGERGSPVSPAEIAEMALELQEQDCHNINFVTPTHHTPALVKSIRIARERGLSIPIVWNCSGYERLETLRLLDGIVDIYMPDIKWADDTASRRYSDAPDYWKLASTGLTEMHRQVGTLTIDDRGIATSGVLVRHLAMPNHIEQTKQILKYIANEVSPETYVNLMSQYRPQHRVLQGSAYEQINRSISAEEYQRAIEYAEQCGLSRVNADH, via the coding sequence GTGAGTACCAACCAACCAAGCTATCAGCAACTTCCACTCTCAGAATTTCATAGCCGTATTAGAAGGCTTGAAAATCAGTATCAGTCATGCACTCTCTGTGGCCACGCGTGTAACGTGGACAGGCAAGCTGATGAATCTGGGCGGTGTGGTGCTGATATAACTGTCAATGTTGCGTCCTATGCTCCCCACCATGGAGAAGAACGTCCCATCAGAGGCATTCATGGTAGTGGCACTATATTCATTAGCCACTGTAACCTCTCCTGTGTATTTTGCCAGAACCCGGCTATTAGTCGAGGAGAACGCGGCAGCCCAGTATCGCCCGCAGAGATTGCAGAAATGGCCCTTGAATTACAGGAACAGGACTGCCATAATATCAACTTTGTAACACCAACACATCATACACCAGCTCTTGTCAAGAGCATCCGTATTGCTCGTGAACGTGGGCTCTCAATTCCAATTGTTTGGAACTGTAGCGGCTACGAACGGTTGGAAACTCTCCGTCTTCTAGACGGAATTGTTGATATTTATATGCCAGACATCAAATGGGCAGACGACACTGCCTCGAGACGATACTCTGACGCTCCTGACTACTGGAAGCTTGCATCAACTGGACTTACTGAGATGCATCGACAGGTTGGCACACTCACAATCGATGATCGCGGTATTGCTACATCAGGTGTGCTTGTCCGTCATCTCGCTATGCCAAATCATATCGAGCAGACAAAACAAATCCTGAAGTATATTGCGAATGAGGTCTCGCCGGAAACATATGTGAATCTGATGTCTCAATACCGGCCACAACACCGCGTCTTACAGGGTTCAGCATACGAGCAGATTAATCGGTCAATTTCAGCTGAGGAATATCAAAGAGCTATTGAGTATGCTGAGCAATGTGGGCTCTCTCGTGTTAATGCTGACCACTAA
- the sdhC gene encoding succinate dehydrogenase, cytochrome b556 subunit: MSQSYDRGTVEDLSRWKEFSAGMWAWVLHKTTGWVLIGYMFVHIAVLSTAISGPELYNEVLGGLEELFVVKLLELGLVAAVAFHILNGIRLLLLDIGFGAQYQEESFYASLAVTAVSVVITAWVLFGG, from the coding sequence ATGAGTCAGTCATACGACCGAGGGACAGTCGAAGACCTTAGTCGATGGAAAGAATTTTCCGCAGGGATGTGGGCCTGGGTCCTTCATAAGACAACAGGTTGGGTTCTCATTGGGTATATGTTTGTTCACATTGCGGTTCTAAGCACAGCAATCAGCGGACCAGAATTATACAACGAGGTACTTGGTGGACTCGAAGAGCTGTTTGTCGTCAAGCTTCTTGAGCTAGGCCTTGTTGCCGCGGTTGCATTTCATATTCTCAATGGAATCCGCCTGCTACTACTCGATATTGGATTTGGTGCACAGTATCAGGAAGAGTCATTCTATGCATCACTAGCCGTTACGGCTGTTTCAGTTGTAATTACTGCATGGGTGCTATTTGGAGGATGA
- a CDS encoding PRC-barrel domain-containing protein: MSGILAQTLSEKAVIGTDGSEIGTLYNLTMDIESGRIEDVIVSPTDNDTNFDFETDERGRYRVPNHLVESVKDHLVIRL, encoded by the coding sequence ATGTCAGGAATACTTGCACAAACTCTCTCAGAAAAGGCGGTGATCGGCACCGATGGATCTGAGATCGGAACGTTGTACAACCTCACAATGGACATCGAATCTGGTCGTATTGAAGATGTGATTGTCTCGCCAACTGACAACGATACCAACTTTGACTTTGAGACAGACGAACGCGGCCGGTATCGAGTTCCAAACCACCTTGTTGAGTCGGTTAAAGACCACCTCGTTATTCGCCTGTAA
- a CDS encoding rubrerythrin-like domain-containing protein: MPQPDPEYDPAEESEYECLDCGNLIEETDPSNCPECGGTLRNRSLPME, encoded by the coding sequence ATGCCACAACCCGACCCAGAGTATGATCCGGCTGAAGAGTCTGAATATGAGTGTCTAGACTGCGGTAATTTGATCGAAGAAACTGATCCATCGAATTGTCCAGAGTGTGGAGGAACACTCCGAAACCGGAGCCTTCCAATGGAGTAA
- the pyrB gene encoding aspartate carbamoyltransferase has product MDHDHLITAKQLSREDILQVLDRAAEFEKNPDAIRDRHRGTLLGLLFFEPSTRTKMSFEAAIKRMGGDVVDMGSTTSSSVSKGESLADTVRVVEGYADALVLRHPKQGSARMAREYVDVPIVNAGDGAGHHPSQTLLDLYSIRELNGLDDLTIGIMGDLKYGRTVHSLATALTNFDVDQHFISPESLQLPDGVKYDLNAAGASITEHTDLDAILPELDVLYVTRIQRERFPDENEYRKVAGEYQIDTGTLSESKDSLSVLHPLPRVDEINPDLDVTSKAQYFEQAHNGVPVRMALLDFLLGDNQ; this is encoded by the coding sequence ATGGATCACGATCATCTTATTACTGCAAAACAACTTTCGCGTGAGGACATTCTGCAGGTGCTTGATCGTGCTGCCGAGTTTGAAAAGAACCCGGATGCAATCCGGGATCGACATCGGGGCACATTGCTTGGATTACTGTTTTTTGAACCAAGCACGCGAACGAAAATGAGTTTCGAGGCCGCAATCAAGCGTATGGGTGGGGATGTTGTGGATATGGGCTCAACAACATCATCCAGCGTAAGCAAGGGTGAAAGCCTCGCTGATACTGTTCGAGTTGTTGAAGGATATGCGGATGCACTCGTTCTTCGACATCCAAAACAGGGATCTGCTCGAATGGCCCGTGAATACGTTGACGTCCCAATTGTCAATGCCGGCGACGGAGCTGGCCATCATCCTTCACAGACACTGCTCGATCTGTATTCAATTCGGGAACTCAACGGCTTAGATGATCTGACAATTGGCATCATGGGTGACCTAAAATACGGCCGAACCGTCCATTCGCTTGCTACTGCGCTAACAAACTTCGACGTTGACCAACACTTTATCAGCCCGGAAAGCTTGCAGTTACCAGACGGTGTCAAATATGATCTTAATGCTGCTGGTGCATCTATCACAGAACACACTGACTTAGATGCTATCCTCCCAGAACTAGACGTATTATATGTGACTCGGATCCAACGGGAGCGGTTCCCTGACGAAAATGAATACCGGAAAGTTGCTGGCGAATACCAAATTGACACCGGAACTCTTTCAGAAAGTAAAGACTCGCTATCTGTGCTTCATCCACTACCCCGCGTTGATGAAATTAACCCAGATTTGGACGTAACCTCAAAGGCACAGTACTTTGAACAGGCACATAATGGTGTTCCAGTCCGTATGGCCCTCCTCGATTTTCTCTTAGGTGACAACCAATGA
- the infB gene encoding translation initiation factor IF-2, with product MSDTDYNDTAAKDLRTPIVAVLGHVDHGKTSLLDKIRGSAVTEGEAGAITQHIGVTAVPLDVISQIAGDLVNADDFDLPGLLFIDTPGHHSFTTLRSRGGALADIAVLVVDVNDGFQPQTEETIDILQRTQTPFIVAANKVDTIPGWNPNEGAPIRESYDSQSQRARSALDEQLYEIIGELSDEGFSADMYWRVRNFQKNIGVVPVSAKTGEGIPDLLTVMMGLSQRYMRDAMEIDVGGPGVGTVLEVKEERGFGKTLDLVLYDGTLNVDDTIVVGGENEPIVTEVRALLQPRPLAEIRAESRFEQVDSVGAAAGVKVAAPDLEGAMAGAPLRVVRDQSVEDVVAEVQAELEEIAVETDEEGVVIKADTLGSLEAMASTLKEEEIPIVRAEVGDIVPRDVSVASTADTPKHQTILGFNVDMHSDAATQADLEDVEVFQSDVIYQLVEDYQEFVEEREKAQQEAILENITRPARFRILDDHVFRQSDPAVVGVEILSGTLRTNAGVALFDDNKPDRVGQVKGIQDQGEDIDEARYGDQVAVAIDGPTVGRQIKEGDELWTYIPEKHAKVLEQELADEIPTDEVEALNQYLEKQRQRDPFWGK from the coding sequence ATGTCGGATACAGACTATAATGATACAGCGGCTAAGGATCTTCGAACACCGATCGTTGCCGTACTTGGACACGTCGATCACGGAAAGACTAGTCTGCTGGATAAAATCCGTGGTTCCGCAGTGACGGAAGGAGAAGCTGGAGCCATCACACAGCATATCGGAGTCACAGCTGTACCACTGGATGTTATCTCGCAGATTGCTGGCGACCTTGTCAACGCTGATGACTTTGACTTACCAGGATTACTGTTTATTGATACACCTGGCCATCACTCATTCACCACCCTTCGATCACGAGGGGGAGCATTAGCAGATATTGCTGTACTTGTCGTCGATGTAAACGACGGATTTCAGCCGCAAACTGAAGAGACAATTGACATCCTACAGCGGACACAGACTCCATTCATCGTTGCTGCAAACAAGGTTGATACGATTCCTGGATGGAATCCAAACGAAGGTGCACCAATTCGAGAATCATATGACTCACAGAGTCAACGAGCACGCTCTGCCCTTGATGAGCAACTGTACGAGATTATCGGAGAGTTAAGCGACGAAGGGTTCTCAGCGGACATGTACTGGCGTGTGCGTAACTTCCAGAAAAACATCGGAGTTGTTCCGGTAAGTGCAAAGACAGGAGAAGGGATACCTGATCTTCTGACGGTGATGATGGGTCTTTCACAGCGATATATGCGAGACGCAATGGAGATTGATGTTGGTGGTCCTGGTGTCGGAACCGTTCTTGAAGTGAAAGAAGAACGCGGATTCGGAAAGACACTTGATCTGGTGTTGTACGATGGAACGCTCAATGTGGACGACACAATTGTAGTTGGGGGTGAAAACGAACCGATTGTCACAGAGGTACGGGCGTTACTACAGCCTCGTCCACTCGCCGAAATTCGAGCTGAAAGTCGGTTCGAGCAGGTGGATTCTGTTGGAGCCGCAGCTGGGGTAAAAGTCGCTGCGCCGGATCTTGAGGGTGCAATGGCTGGAGCGCCTCTACGGGTTGTGCGTGATCAGTCAGTTGAAGATGTGGTTGCCGAAGTCCAAGCAGAATTGGAGGAAATTGCGGTTGAAACCGATGAGGAAGGGGTGGTAATCAAAGCTGACACGTTGGGAAGTTTGGAAGCCATGGCATCAACACTGAAAGAAGAGGAGATTCCAATTGTGCGTGCCGAAGTTGGAGATATCGTGCCACGTGATGTCTCAGTGGCGAGCACTGCTGATACGCCAAAGCACCAAACTATTCTTGGCTTTAATGTCGATATGCACTCGGATGCAGCAACACAGGCTGACCTTGAGGATGTTGAAGTATTCCAGAGCGACGTGATCTATCAGCTCGTGGAAGACTATCAGGAATTCGTTGAAGAACGTGAAAAAGCACAACAAGAAGCTATTCTTGAAAATATTACACGCCCTGCTCGGTTCCGAATCCTTGACGATCACGTGTTCAGACAGAGCGACCCAGCAGTTGTCGGGGTTGAGATTCTTTCTGGAACACTACGAACAAATGCCGGTGTTGCGCTGTTCGATGATAATAAACCGGACCGTGTTGGACAGGTAAAAGGTATTCAAGATCAAGGAGAAGATATCGACGAAGCGCGATACGGCGATCAGGTTGCGGTTGCAATTGATGGACCAACAGTTGGTCGGCAAATTAAGGAAGGCGATGAGTTGTGGACATATATCCCTGAAAAACACGCGAAGGTGCTTGAACAAGAACTAGCGGATGAGATTCCAACAGATGAAGTTGAAGCACTAAATCAGTATCTTGAGAAACAGCGACAACGAGATCCTTTCTGGGGCAAGTAG